The stretch of DNA GACTGCCACTCTTCGACTCAACGGTTCCTTTTTTGCCACCACCGCAGAGCGCATTAACTTTAACAATGGAACCTCCTTTAGCATCACCGATCCCACTCCCCCAATTTTAACCATAAATGTTCCCATCGGCTTACAATTGGGTGCAAATCCGGGGGCAATTCAAGTGCAAGGACAAGGCTTATTCTCTCCCTCCTTATCCGTCCCGAAAGGCAACACAATCGCCTTTATCGGGAGCGGAATTGAAATGCAAGGCGGTGCTGTTATTGCGCCCCAAGGTCGAATAGAATTCGGTAGCGTTGGTTCCAATAGTTTAGTAAATCTTAGCCCGTCCCCAACCGGATTTACACTTGACTATAGCAACATCCAAGACTACCGAAATATTAACCTTTCTCAAATAGCCGGAGCCTATGCCGATGCCGGTCAAGTTCAAGTTCGAGGTCGTGAAATCTTTCTAGAAAGTGGGGCAGCGCTAACCTCAAACCCCACCTTTGATTTACCTGGAGGAAATATCGATGTTTATGGCTCGGAATCGGTCAAAATTTCCGGCGTGTCCGGCGCGTCCTTCTTAATTAATAGCGGTTTGTACGCCCAAAATCAAGGAAACAGTACCAATGCGGGGAATATTACCGTAACAACGCCTCACCTCAAAATTGAAGACGGAGGCATTATTATTAACTCGACTTCAGGAACCGGAAAAGCAGGAGATATTACCCTAAATTCCTCTATCGTCGAACTACAAGGATTGCCCGCCCAAAATGCTCTCGTTCCTTTTACGGGTTTGCGTTCGACTTCAACCGGAAAAATACCTGGGGCGGGAAGCGGTGGAAATATTACCCTCAATTCACAGCAGCTAATTGTTACCGATGGCGCAGGAATTACTGCTTTTACAAACGGTGCGGGAAATGCAGGAAATATTAGCGTTAACAACGCTCAAATTGTAAACGTAAGCGGACAAAATAGTTTTTTATCTACAGAAACTACTAGCACTGGAACGGCGGGAACGATTAAAATTGATACCGAAAATCTCTTTGTTTCCAATGGCGCGCAAATTCGAGGTATGAGCAACAATTCAGGAAATGCTGGCAATATTGAAGTTGTCAACGCTAATGTTGTTTCTCTCGATAATGGCGGAAGTCTGCGGGTAGAAGCAACCGGAAACGGCAATGCCGGTAATATTGACATTGATGCGAACATCGTAGCGTTAAATAATGGTGCAACCCTTTCAGCGACCAATAAAACGACAGGCGGCGGTCAGGTTCGCTTGCACAATTTACAGCTTTTAAACCTCAATAACAACAGCAAAATTTTAGTCTCCACTGTTGACGGGCAGGGCGGAAATATTGAAGCTAATGCTAATTGGATTAATTTAGATCGTAATAGCAGTATTTTGTCAAGTGCTAGTGGCTTTGGTGATTCAGGTGATATCGATCTAACGGCGGGCTGGGTAACGTTAGATAATGGCTCCACAATTGCTGCCAATCATACAGGATTCGGTGAAGCCGGAAATGTCACAATTCTGGCAGGATGGCTATATTTAAATCGCGGTTCGGAGGTAACAGTCAGCCATAAAGGATGGGGCAATGCGGGTAATTTAATTGCAGCAGCTTATGACATCGATCTTTACAATGGCTCCCAACTTTCCTCCGCTCATACAGGGTTGGGTAATGCCGGAGGGATTGGGTTATTTGCCGATCGCGTTAATCTTATTAATGGCTCGCAAGTAACAGTCAGTCATTCGGGCTTGGGGGCAGCAGGTAATATAATCGCGATCGCGGACTCAATTCACCTCAAAAACGGCTCCCAACTCGCCTCAAATACCATCTGGGCGCAGGGCGGAAACATCACCCTTCGCGACTGGCAAACCCTATCGCTCGATAACTATAGTCGAATTTCCGCCGCCACGGTTGATGGACGAGGCGGAACCGTCAATCTTAGCGGTACTGGCGATTTAACCCTTAACAATAACAGCGGCATCCTCGCCAGCGCTACGGGTACGGGAACCGCCGGAAGCACCAACCTGAGCGCAAAAACCTTAACCGTACAAAACGACTCGCAAATTGCCACCAGCAGCGCAGAGAATGGCAATGCAGGAAACTTAGAAATTAGTGCCAGTCAAATCCAACTGCGCGATCGCGCCAAGCTTACCTCAGAAACGCGCAACGGAACAGGCGGAAACATCACCCTTCGCGATTGGCAAACCCTATCGCTCGATAACTATAGTCGAATTTCCGCCGCCACGGTTGACGGACGAGGCGGAACCGTCAATCTTAGCGGTACTGGCGATTTAACCCTTAACAATAACAGCGGCATCCTCGCCAGCGCTACGGGTACGGGAACCGCCGGAAGCACCAACCTGAGCGCAAAAACCTTAACCGTACAAAACGACTCGCAAATTGCCACCAGCAGCGCAGAGAATGGCAATGCAGGAAACTTAGAAATTAGTGCCAGTCAAATCCAACTGCGCGATCGCGCCAAGCTTACCTCAGAAACGCGCAACGGAACAGGCGGAAACATCACCCTTCGCGATTGGCAAACCCTATCGCTCGATAACTATAGTCGAATTTCCGCCGCCACGGTTGACGGACGAGGCGGAACCGTCAATCTTAGCGGTACTGGCGACTTAAGCGTTAATCATAATAGCGGCATCCTCGCCAGCGCCACCGGAACCGGAACCGCAGGCAACCTCAACATTACTACCCCCGGAAAACTCAGCATCGAAAACGACTCCGAAGCAGCAGTTCGCAACACCGGAACCGGAGGTGCGGGCAATCTCAGCGCTCGCACCGGAGATATTTTCCTCAGCCAGCGCGGGCGTATTGCAGCCAGTACGGTAGCGGGAAATGGCGGTAATATCGATTTACGGAGCGATCGCAACCTTATCCTACGCTACAACAGCGAAATCTCCGCAGAAGCAGGCGGCACGGGCAACGGCGGCAACATCACCCTCAACACCGGCGGCATTATCCTCGGCGTACTCAGTGAAAACAGCGATATCGTCGCCAATGCCTTCGCAGGAAACGGCGGTAACATCACCGCAAACGCCCTCGCAGTCTTAACCTTCCGCCAGTTCAAAAAACAGCGCACCTCCGAAAGCGACTTTATCGCCAGTTCCCAAATCGGAATCGACGGCACTGTTACCATTAACGCGCGCCAGCAAACCCCCATCGAAGTGCTACCCGATAACTTCCTCGATCCTCCCCTCGCCGAAGGATGCGATCCCATCGCCGAAAATGGATCCAGCCTATCTGTTGTCGGACGGCGCGGACTCTCGCCCGATGCACCCTTTGAACCCCTCAACAGCGACGGAATTTGGGAAGACTTGCGCATGGATACAGAACCCTTAGTAGAAGCCCAAGCTTGGACGGTTAACGATCGCGGTAACATCGTCCTCATCGCTGAAACTCCCCCACCCGCGCCCGCTGCCTGCACCCTACAATCAGTCCCGTAGGATTCCTACGCGCTACTCAAAGGGGTCAACTTATAAAGGCAACAATTTTAAATAAACGAAGCCAAAGATAAGCTGTTTGTCCGGTGCAAGTCAGGGTTAGCTGGCGATCGCTACTGCTGACATTTTTTTTGGGTTTCAATATCGCTTCGATCGATCGGTAAAGCACAATCAAGCTGCTTGCCAAGCTTTCTAAGTTGGTTATTCAAGCCAGGTAGCGTGCCAGTTTCTCGACCTGAGTGGGCATTGAGGAATGAGGGGTATAACGGCGCGCCACTGATTTGGACATTGAGTCTGGCAGGGAGTAGATATTTAGGCGCTTCCATCCATTCGGGTTCCAGCACAGTTTTATAAGCTGCTTCAGAAACTAAGTAGTTAATAAAAGAAATCGCTAGCGATCTCTTTTGTCCTGTCAGGCTTGAATCTACAGCAAGACCATCTACCCAGCCTACTCCTTTGCTCATTGAGTTTTCTCGAAAAGGA from Oscillatoria sp. FACHB-1406 encodes:
- a CDS encoding filamentous hemagglutinin N-terminal domain-containing protein, yielding MRHLGIAAILPIRGDAIAIARKRTVLLLGIALFCLGEGERARSQIIPDSTLNTTVTCLLGNCNITNGTPSGNTLFHSFSQFSIPTGNAANFINNSSNIQNIIGRITGTSSSQIDGLIKASGTSPNFNLFLLNPNGIIFGATATLRLNGSFFATTAERINFNNGTSFSITDPTPPILTINVPIGLQLGANPGAIQVQGQGLFSPSLSVPKGNTIAFIGSGIEMQGGAVIAPQGRIEFGSVGSNSLVNLSPSPTGFTLDYSNIQDYRNINLSQIAGAYADAGQVQVRGREIFLESGAALTSNPTFDLPGGNIDVYGSESVKISGVSGASFLINSGLYAQNQGNSTNAGNITVTTPHLKIEDGGIIINSTSGTGKAGDITLNSSIVELQGLPAQNALVPFTGLRSTSTGKIPGAGSGGNITLNSQQLIVTDGAGITAFTNGAGNAGNISVNNAQIVNVSGQNSFLSTETTSTGTAGTIKIDTENLFVSNGAQIRGMSNNSGNAGNIEVVNANVVSLDNGGSLRVEATGNGNAGNIDIDANIVALNNGATLSATNKTTGGGQVRLHNLQLLNLNNNSKILVSTVDGQGGNIEANANWINLDRNSSILSSASGFGDSGDIDLTAGWVTLDNGSTIAANHTGFGEAGNVTILAGWLYLNRGSEVTVSHKGWGNAGNLIAAAYDIDLYNGSQLSSAHTGLGNAGGIGLFADRVNLINGSQVTVSHSGLGAAGNIIAIADSIHLKNGSQLASNTIWAQGGNITLRDWQTLSLDNYSRISAATVDGRGGTVNLSGTGDLTLNNNSGILASATGTGTAGSTNLSAKTLTVQNDSQIATSSAENGNAGNLEISASQIQLRDRAKLTSETRNGTGGNITLRDWQTLSLDNYSRISAATVDGRGGTVNLSGTGDLTLNNNSGILASATGTGTAGSTNLSAKTLTVQNDSQIATSSAENGNAGNLEISASQIQLRDRAKLTSETRNGTGGNITLRDWQTLSLDNYSRISAATVDGRGGTVNLSGTGDLSVNHNSGILASATGTGTAGNLNITTPGKLSIENDSEAAVRNTGTGGAGNLSARTGDIFLSQRGRIAASTVAGNGGNIDLRSDRNLILRYNSEISAEAGGTGNGGNITLNTGGIILGVLSENSDIVANAFAGNGGNITANALAVLTFRQFKKQRTSESDFIASSQIGIDGTVTINARQQTPIEVLPDNFLDPPLAEGCDPIAENGSSLSVVGRRGLSPDAPFEPLNSDGIWEDLRMDTEPLVEAQAWTVNDRGNIVLIAETPPPAPAACTLQSVP